In Streptomyces paludis, the genomic stretch GGACGACGACACGTTCATCGCGATCACGCACGCGGGGGGCGTGCGCTCCCATCTGTACGTCAGCGCCACCGCAGCCCAGCTCGGCCCGCGCTTCCGGGTGCTGGGCTCGGCGGCGGGATACGTGAAGTACGGCCTCGACCCCCAGGAGGCGGACCTGCGCGCGGGTCTGCGGCCGGGCAGCGGGGTGGGCTGGGGCGTGGAGCCCGAGGCGCTGTGGGGCCGGATCGGCGCCGGGCAGTCGCCGCTGACGGGCGGCGGCAACCCGGTGGAGACCGAGCCGGGCGACTACCCGGCGTACTACGCGAACATCGCGAGCGCCCTGCGCGAGGGTACGGAACCGGCGGTGACGGTGCGCCAGGTGGCGGCGGCGCTCGATGTGCTGGAGGCGGCGGTGCGCTCGGCGCGCGAGGGTGTGACGGTGACGCTGGGGGACGGGGAGCAGTAAGGGGCCCGCGCGCAGGCGGCCCGCTTGGGGAGGGCCGCGCAGGGGGGCACTCCTGGGTCACCCCGGAGACCCCCCTGACGACGCGCCCTTGAACGCCTGAGTCTCCTTGAACGCCTAAGCGTCCTTGAACACCTAAGCGTCCTTGAACACCTGCCGCTGCCGCCCCAGCCCGTCGATCTCCAGCTCCACCACGTCCCCGGCCCGCAGATACGGCTTGGGGTCCGGCCGCCCCATCGCCACGCCCGCCGGCGTCCCCGTGTTGATCACATCGCCCGGGTAGAGCGTCATGAACTGGCTGACGTAGCGGACGACCTCGCCCACCCCGAAGATCTGGTCGGCGGTGGTCCCGTCCTGCTTGGGGTCTCCGTTCACCCACAGCCGCAGGCCGAGGGTCTGTGGGTCGGGCACCTCGTCGGCGGTGACCAGCCAGGGGCCGAGCGGGTTGAACGTCTCGCAGTTCTTGCCCTTGTCCCAGGTGCCGCCGCGCTCGATCTGGAACGCGCGCTCGGAGACGTCGTGCGCGACGGCGTAGCCGCCGACATGGGCGAGGCCCTCCTCCGCCGAGTCCAGATAGCGGGCCGTACGTCCGATGACCACCGCGAGTTCGACTTCCCAGTCGGTCTTGAGGCTGCCTCGGGGAACGAGAACGGTGTCCTCAGGACCGATCACCGTGTCCGGCGCCTTGAAGAAGATGATCGGCTCGGCGGGGATCGCCGAACCAGTCTCGGCGGCGTGATCGTGGTAGTTCAGCCCGATGCAGACGATCTTCCCAATACGACCGAGGGGCGCCCCGACCCGTACCCCGCCATCGTTGCTGGAGTCGCTATCGAGCACAGGCAGCTCGCCGGAGGCCACGGCGGCCCGGATCCGGTCGAGCGCCGCATCGTCCGCGAGCAGCGCCCCGTCGATGTCGGTGACGAGCCCGGAGAGGTCCCTGAGGGTCGCCCCGTCCGGGTCGAGCAGTGCCGGGCGCTCCGCTCCGGCCGTACCGACACGCAACAGCTTCATGGGCGACGACTCCCGACTCAACAAAACACGACAGTATTCGGCAGAAGAAAACAGAGACCCGTCCGACGGCCGCGACCGTCAGGAGCCATGACCGTCGAACGGGGATGGAGTGATCGTGCAAGACATCGGATGACTGTGCAAGACCCCATTCACTCAGTGGACGCCCCGAGGACGCCCGAGAACATCCGTGGAGGCCTCTGGAGGCGCCCGCTTCCCGTCCCTCAGAGCGCGGTCACGGGCGCCGCGGCACCGGCCGCCGGCATGTCGCGGTAGAGGAAGTACCGCTCGGCCGCCGACCAGGTCGTGCTGGTCACCACGTACAACGCGGCGGCCAGCGGCACGACGGCGACGGTGAAGAGCGTCGCGAACGACATCAGCGGCATCACCTTCATCATCGCCCCCATCCCGGGCACCGGCTGCCCGTCGGGCCCCTCCGGCAGCGCGGGCGCGGGCGCCGAGGCCATCTGGATCCGGGTCCGGCGGAAGTTGAACGTGGCGACGGCGGCGACGATCGCGAAGAGGGCCAGATACACGACCCCGGCGCCGCCGAACACCCCGCCCCCGGCGGCCGAGAGCGCGTCGGGCCAGCGATCACCGAGCGGGGCGGCGAAGAGGGAGTGGCTGAGCAGCTCGTTCGGCTCGCCGCCGATCTCGCGCTGCG encodes the following:
- a CDS encoding fumarylacetoacetate hydrolase family protein, which codes for MKLLRVGTAGAERPALLDPDGATLRDLSGLVTDIDGALLADDAALDRIRAAVASGELPVLDSDSSNDGGVRVGAPLGRIGKIVCIGLNYHDHAAETGSAIPAEPIIFFKAPDTVIGPEDTVLVPRGSLKTDWEVELAVVIGRTARYLDSAEEGLAHVGGYAVAHDVSERAFQIERGGTWDKGKNCETFNPLGPWLVTADEVPDPQTLGLRLWVNGDPKQDGTTADQIFGVGEVVRYVSQFMTLYPGDVINTGTPAGVAMGRPDPKPYLRAGDVVELEIDGLGRQRQVFKDA
- a CDS encoding YidC/Oxa1 family membrane protein insertase, with the protein product MSAFFSAFAHLVGQLADLLQPLFHTGSAAAAIVLFTACVRLAVHPLSRASARGQKARTRLAPQIAELRKKHGKNPERMQKALMELHTKEKVSPLSGCLPSLAQMPAFFLMYHLFSQREIGGEPNELLSHSLFAAPLGDRWPDALSAAGGGVFGGAGVVYLALFAIVAAVATFNFRRTRIQMASAPAPALPEGPDGQPVPGMGAMMKVMPLMSFATLFTVAVVPLAAALYVVTSTTWSAAERYFLYRDMPAAGAAAPVTAL